Part of the Moraxella ovis genome is shown below.
GGCTTTGATTGCAAGATTACCGAGATTAAAGAAGTTGGCACGCATGGGGTGTTCATTTGTGAGATTATCGCCATTCGTCAAGGCGACAGTGATGGGGCGTTGACTTATTTTAACCGTAATTATCATAAAACCGATGACGGCACGACATTGGCATAAGATGACTGGGCGAAAAGCATAAAGCATGACGTGAGTTGTGCTTTTTTGTTTTGGTGAGCTGATAAATTTATCGCAAAAGCTAACATTTTCTAATAATCGGTATTATAATAATCCAATCCCCGCAACAGGAAATCCCATGCTTGTCCTTCACCATCTCAATCAATCTCGCTCGTTTCGTATTTTGTGGCTATTGTGTGAACTAAACACCTTATACGGCACGCCCTTTAAAGTCATCAAACACAACCGTACCAAAAGCCACCTTGCTCCAAAAGAGCTAACCGACATTCACCCCATGGGCAAAGCTCCGATTTTGGTAGATGAAAATCGTGGGCGGACGCTTGCTGAGTCGGGCTTTATTATTGAATATCTGCTACGATACTATGATACGGACGGCAAATTATCGCCCACCGATGAGACGTGGGAAGATTATGCGTTTTGGTTACATTTTGCTGAAAGCTCCATGATGCCACCGCTTGTTATGCGACTAATTATGTCAAAAGTCGCCACCAAATCGCCCTTATTGGTGCGTCCGATTGCCAAAAAGATTGCCGATAAGGTGGAGAGTTTGGTGATTAATGATAATGTCGCCCAAAGTTTTGGGTTATTAAATGCTCATCTATCGGATAAAGACTGGATAGCAAATGACTTTACAGGAGCGGACGTACAGG
Proteins encoded:
- a CDS encoding glutathione S-transferase; amino-acid sequence: MLVLHHLNQSRSFRILWLLCELNTLYGTPFKVIKHNRTKSHLAPKELTDIHPMGKAPILVDENRGRTLAESGFIIEYLLRYYDTDGKLSPTDETWEDYAFWLHFAESSMMPPLVMRLIMSKVATKSPLLVRPIAKKIADKVESLVINDNVAQSFGLLNAHLSDKDWIANDFTGADVQAYFAVKALQSRGELGSWDNLKAWLVRCENRAAHKQAVEQGGKVFE